From a region of the Candidatus Rhabdochlamydia porcellionis genome:
- a CDS encoding Hsp20/alpha crystallin family protein: MSRNLTHHLHEFFPHISSPFSLFGEKRGMFLFNPFEESSGLTISEDEKYVYIEAYVPGIKSEEIELSLNQGILWIKAIKKEETKDSKKKFYRKATSSFSYSIPLPSAVDETKSPEAICKNGIVKIKFNRKKIQPAKKISVQVL, translated from the coding sequence ATGAGTCGCAATCTAACTCACCATCTTCATGAATTTTTCCCTCACATCAGCAGCCCTTTTTCTTTATTTGGAGAAAAAAGAGGGATGTTTCTTTTTAATCCTTTTGAAGAGTCCTCAGGTTTAACTATATCAGAAGATGAAAAATATGTTTATATAGAAGCCTATGTCCCTGGTATTAAATCAGAAGAAATAGAGCTTTCTTTAAACCAGGGAATTCTTTGGATTAAAGCAATTAAAAAAGAAGAGACAAAAGATAGTAAAAAAAAGTTTTATAGAAAGGCTACTAGCTCTTTCTCTTACAGTATCCCCTTACCTAGCGCTGTAGATGAAACAAAAAGTCCAGAAGCTATATGTAAAAACGGAATAGTAAAAATAAAATTTAACAGAAAAAAAATCCAACCAGCCAAAAAAATTTCTGTACAAGTCCTTTAA
- a CDS encoding IS630 transposase-related protein, with translation MEKGNSKEEASQIFGVTARSIFNWIKRKEQRRLAPNKTRIGFILCGVLAATINAMSAQVLVLSSNISEDFYKRSIQREVSGCTNRNSYSCIPCFFYCLCKN, from the coding sequence ATAGAGAAAGGCAATTCAAAAGAAGAAGCAAGTCAAATCTTTGGAGTGACGGCGCGTAGCATATTTAATTGGATCAAGAGAAAAGAACAAAGGCGCTTAGCCCCTAATAAAACAAGAATAGGTTTTATTTTATGTGGTGTACTAGCTGCTACAATTAACGCAATGAGTGCTCAAGTATTGGTTCTTTCTTCTAATATTTCAGAAGATTTTTATAAACGCTCAATCCAAAGAGAGGTTAGTGGTTGCACGAATAGGAATTCTTATAGTTGCATTCCTTGCTTTTTTTATTGCTTATGCAAAAATTAG
- a CDS encoding adenylate kinase — translation MAESPTDMHVFILLGPPGSGKGTQAKNLSQYFHLTHISTGDLLREQIHKKTELGKEVDVYMQNGQLVPDEIILHMLFERISMVDCKKGYILDGFPRTLAQAKKLQTYFTKNKIEPFVFNLDLSDQEIIRRLQDRLICAKCHTPYHLFNSPPKKAGICDICHAHLTYRSDDQPEVASKRLQIYHEQTAPLIMYYKELKLLHVIDCNHAEKEIFHQMLLYLNRPFTL, via the coding sequence ATGGCTGAATCTCCTACTGACATGCACGTATTTATTCTACTAGGTCCTCCTGGATCTGGAAAAGGAACCCAAGCAAAAAATTTATCTCAATATTTCCATCTCACTCATATTTCAACAGGAGACCTACTTAGAGAACAAATTCATAAAAAGACAGAGCTCGGTAAAGAGGTAGATGTCTATATGCAGAATGGCCAATTAGTCCCAGATGAAATTATTTTACATATGCTATTTGAAAGAATCTCTATGGTAGATTGCAAAAAAGGCTATATTTTAGATGGGTTCCCTCGAACATTAGCTCAAGCTAAAAAATTACAAACTTATTTTACAAAAAATAAAATTGAACCATTTGTTTTTAATTTAGATTTAAGCGATCAAGAGATTATTAGACGCTTGCAAGATCGTCTAATTTGCGCAAAGTGCCATACTCCTTACCATCTGTTCAATTCTCCACCAAAAAAAGCAGGTATTTGCGATATATGTCACGCGCATTTGACTTATCGATCTGATGATCAACCTGAAGTGGCTAGTAAACGCCTGCAAATATACCATGAGCAAACAGCTCCTTTAATTATGTATTATAAAGAGCTTAAATTACTTCATGTCATTGATTGCAATCACGCAGAGAAAGAAATTTTTCATCAAATGCTTCTCTATTTAAATAGACCTTTCACACTGTAG
- the surE gene encoding 5'/3'-nucleotidase SurE: MQKKPYILITNDDGIEAPGLFALYQAVCNFAETVIIAPASEQSGVGAGISLRNPLQIQPVLWSNNPEAWKVTGTPADCVRLGLHTILDRTPDLILSGINRGSNAGRTILYSGTVGAVIEGTMKNVPGIAFSSVNYKNPNYEQFKEFVQPIALQCLTQPLPQGTLLNVNFPNAEKIQGIKLAHQGMGYWMEDPEQRLHPEGHEYYWLGGKWSTHEEEEGSDVYLLEKGYVTAVPIHVNQLTDKALLAERKQPFEHFVNSKLTLTEL, from the coding sequence ATGCAAAAAAAACCTTACATTTTAATCACAAATGATGATGGGATCGAAGCTCCAGGGCTTTTTGCCTTATATCAAGCTGTTTGCAACTTTGCAGAAACTGTTATCATAGCTCCTGCATCAGAACAGTCTGGCGTAGGAGCTGGTATTTCTTTAAGAAACCCTTTACAAATTCAACCTGTTCTTTGGTCAAACAACCCAGAAGCGTGGAAAGTAACAGGCACTCCTGCAGATTGTGTACGTTTAGGGCTACACACTATTTTAGATCGAACACCTGATCTCATTTTATCTGGAATCAATCGAGGATCCAACGCAGGAAGAACTATTCTCTACAGTGGCACTGTTGGTGCTGTTATTGAAGGAACAATGAAAAATGTCCCTGGAATTGCTTTTTCCTCCGTCAATTATAAGAATCCCAATTATGAGCAGTTTAAAGAATTTGTGCAGCCTATTGCTTTACAATGCTTAACCCAACCACTGCCTCAAGGAACTTTACTGAATGTAAATTTTCCAAACGCAGAAAAAATTCAAGGTATAAAACTAGCTCATCAAGGAATGGGTTATTGGATGGAAGATCCAGAACAAAGACTTCATCCAGAAGGACATGAATATTATTGGCTAGGAGGCAAATGGAGTACACATGAAGAAGAGGAAGGAAGCGATGTATATTTACTAGAAAAAGGATATGTTACAGCTGTTCCTATTCACGTCAATCAGTTAACAGATAAAGCATTGCTTGCAGAAAGAAAGCAACCTTTTGAGCATTTTGTAAATTCCAAATTAACTCTCACCGAACTTTAA
- a CDS encoding phenylalanine aminomutase (D-beta-phenylalanine forming): MILVKENDTIIINGHDLTTEILNQAGRNAKSKVEVSAETKKKIEGSRELLDRFVEDNRVIYGVNTSLGGFVDWLIPIISAGQLQENLISAVATNVGSYLDDRIVRATILTRLNSLARGASAISWVNFDKLMQIYNAGILPCIPSKGSLGASGDLGPLACIALVATGKWKAKYQGQIISGEQALKEAGIQPMKLSFKEGLCLINGTSAMASLASLLVEKAISLIKTYDVISCLTFEGLMVKKKPFHPFVHAQKPHQGQLITAKNIWAILQDSQMAVDEKSVEEQLQSYVHTQPIATQAPIEDAYSIRCTPQIIGPIRENLEWVQKVVTNELNSSNDNPLILCEHQEVFHNGHFHGQYISMAMDHLSICMTTLSNLSDRRIDRFMDKNHSNQLPAFLCLENPGLRLGLMGGQFMSASLTAENRSLCSPVSIQSLTSTGDFQDIVSLGLVAGRRAQEIYENSCYVLAFELLCGVQAAEIRGANLLSSATREVFSTVRKYVPYLSTDQCLTDYLEKLADIIKTGVLLQEVEKIQGRIPFMKE; encoded by the coding sequence ATGATACTAGTAAAAGAAAATGATACGATTATTATTAATGGACATGATCTAACTACAGAGATTTTAAACCAAGCTGGAAGAAACGCTAAATCTAAAGTGGAAGTTTCTGCAGAGACGAAAAAAAAAATCGAAGGTTCTCGAGAGTTGTTAGATCGGTTTGTAGAAGATAACCGGGTGATTTATGGAGTAAACACAAGTTTAGGTGGTTTTGTAGATTGGCTAATTCCTATTATCTCTGCTGGACAGTTACAAGAGAATTTAATTTCTGCGGTTGCAACAAATGTAGGTTCTTACCTTGATGATCGCATAGTAAGAGCTACTATTTTAACGAGATTGAATTCTCTAGCTCGAGGTGCTTCCGCTATTTCTTGGGTTAATTTTGATAAATTAATGCAAATCTATAACGCTGGAATTCTTCCTTGTATCCCTTCAAAAGGATCTCTAGGTGCAAGTGGAGATTTGGGACCTTTAGCATGTATTGCTCTTGTTGCTACAGGTAAATGGAAAGCAAAGTATCAAGGTCAAATTATCTCTGGAGAGCAAGCTTTAAAAGAGGCAGGTATTCAGCCTATGAAGTTAAGCTTTAAAGAAGGCTTGTGTTTAATTAATGGAACATCTGCAATGGCATCTTTGGCATCTTTACTTGTGGAGAAAGCAATTTCGCTTATTAAAACTTACGATGTAATTTCTTGTTTGACTTTTGAGGGTTTAATGGTGAAAAAGAAACCTTTTCATCCATTTGTACATGCGCAAAAGCCTCATCAAGGTCAGTTGATAACCGCTAAAAATATTTGGGCCATTTTGCAAGACTCGCAAATGGCAGTAGATGAAAAATCTGTTGAAGAACAGTTACAGTCTTATGTGCATACCCAGCCAATAGCTACTCAAGCTCCTATTGAAGATGCTTATTCCATTCGTTGTACACCTCAAATTATCGGACCTATTCGAGAAAACCTTGAATGGGTTCAGAAGGTAGTAACCAATGAATTAAATTCAAGTAATGATAATCCCTTGATCCTTTGCGAACATCAAGAGGTATTTCATAATGGACATTTTCACGGACAATACATTTCCATGGCCATGGATCATCTTTCTATATGTATGACTACATTATCTAATCTATCTGATAGACGTATTGATCGATTTATGGATAAAAATCATAGTAACCAATTACCTGCTTTTTTATGTCTGGAAAATCCAGGTTTGCGACTAGGATTAATGGGGGGTCAGTTTATGTCAGCTTCTTTAACAGCTGAAAACCGCTCTTTATGCAGTCCTGTTTCCATTCAGTCGCTCACTTCAACTGGAGATTTTCAAGATATTGTTTCTTTGGGACTTGTTGCTGGTCGAAGAGCTCAAGAAATTTATGAAAATAGCTGTTATGTATTAGCTTTTGAATTATTATGCGGAGTGCAGGCTGCCGAAATTAGAGGTGCAAATCTTTTAAGTAGTGCTACAAGAGAGGTGTTTAGCACGGTACGTAAATATGTTCCTTATTTATCGACGGATCAATGCTTAACTGATTACTTAGAGAAGTTAGCAGATATCATTAAAACTGGAGTTTTACTACAAGAAGTGGAAAAAATCCAGGGAAGAATACCATTTATGAAGGAGTAG
- a CDS encoding Npt1/Npt2 family nucleotide transporter — translation MAKEKVKTFGILRSIFWPVHRSELKKVLSMLLLLFLICVSYSVLRNLKDAVILTAKHSGAEVIPFIKVWGIFPAAVGSTWLYTRLNRYFSKSAVFYITISSFLTYFLVFAFILYPNSEKLHLHTIGNWLSAVLPEGFQGLIALVRNWTFTSFYIVSELWATLLLAVIYWGFVNDVTSVNEAKRTYGILNVGANIAPVLGGALALVFSKPFTNSFLPTSKNLWSQTIYQLILLIVVLGVACMGLYAWVNHYVLADKERKDPCLIKQEIKKQLSIRESIKYILHSRYLVPLAIIVLGYNISINLTDVLWKAQLATLFSDPNIMLEHMNKITIGIGILATCGALFFSILITRLGWTFTAVITPVIMTLTAIGFFTFMFCTDSLAAFSAAIFGLAPFAMTVYCGSLQNCLSKACKYSVFDASKEVAFLPLNSESKLKGKAAIDGLGSSLGKSGSSLAYQMCIIIMGSVALSAPFVAGILFLILIAWISSTFYLGKQFKQMTVVDKPISMQSLPDSNL, via the coding sequence ATGGCAAAAGAAAAAGTAAAAACCTTCGGTATTTTAAGAAGTATTTTTTGGCCTGTTCATCGCTCTGAACTTAAAAAAGTTCTTTCCATGTTGCTTTTGCTATTTCTCATTTGTGTAAGTTACAGCGTACTAAGAAATTTAAAAGATGCAGTTATTCTAACAGCAAAGCATTCAGGGGCAGAGGTAATCCCTTTTATTAAGGTGTGGGGGATTTTCCCAGCTGCAGTTGGCTCTACTTGGCTGTATACTCGCTTGAATCGCTATTTTAGTAAATCAGCTGTCTTTTATATTACCATTTCTAGTTTTCTTACCTATTTTCTTGTATTTGCCTTCATTTTATATCCAAATAGCGAAAAATTGCATCTACATACAATAGGAAATTGGTTATCTGCTGTTTTACCAGAAGGATTTCAAGGTTTAATAGCCTTAGTGCGTAATTGGACTTTTACCTCTTTCTATATAGTTTCAGAGTTATGGGCTACTTTATTGTTAGCTGTAATCTACTGGGGTTTTGTAAATGATGTAACATCTGTAAATGAAGCAAAAAGAACGTATGGGATTTTAAATGTGGGTGCAAATATAGCCCCTGTTTTAGGGGGGGCTCTAGCTTTAGTTTTTAGCAAACCTTTTACTAATTCTTTTTTACCCACTAGTAAAAATCTTTGGAGCCAAACAATCTATCAGCTTATTTTGTTAATTGTGGTTTTAGGGGTTGCTTGCATGGGTCTTTATGCTTGGGTTAATCACTATGTGTTAGCTGATAAAGAAAGAAAAGATCCTTGCTTGATTAAACAAGAAATTAAAAAACAACTTTCCATTAGAGAGAGCATAAAATACATTCTTCACTCTAGGTATCTAGTTCCTCTTGCTATCATTGTTTTAGGCTATAACATTAGCATTAACCTTACAGATGTCTTATGGAAAGCTCAGTTAGCAACTCTATTTAGCGATCCTAATATCATGCTTGAGCACATGAATAAAATAACTATCGGAATTGGTATATTAGCTACCTGTGGAGCTTTGTTTTTTTCTATTTTAATTACAAGACTTGGTTGGACTTTTACTGCAGTTATAACCCCAGTGATCATGACGCTGACTGCTATTGGTTTTTTTACTTTTATGTTTTGCACTGATTCACTGGCTGCTTTTTCAGCAGCTATTTTTGGGCTAGCTCCTTTTGCAATGACGGTATACTGCGGATCTTTACAAAATTGTTTAAGCAAGGCTTGTAAATATTCGGTATTTGATGCTTCTAAAGAAGTAGCCTTTTTACCTCTTAATAGTGAATCTAAACTCAAAGGAAAAGCTGCGATTGATGGTCTAGGTTCAAGTTTAGGTAAGTCCGGTTCTTCATTAGCTTATCAGATGTGTATTATTATAATGGGAAGTGTAGCTCTTTCAGCTCCTTTTGTAGCTGGTATTTTATTTCTTATTTTAATTGCTTGGATTTCATCTACTTTTTATTTAGGCAAACAGTTTAAACAAATGACTGTAGTTGATAAACCCATTTCTATGCAGAGTCTGCCAGACTCTAATCTATAA
- a CDS encoding DMT family transporter — MSTEKSFDQDFMKGVVYILLSTIGISLFGLFSKFGLDGTPFFLITFLRFAIPFILLLPFSLAKYSVVQLWKATNWRIQWLRSSCVLVYQYSFFYFLNQQSLLDAAVLQNTSPLFILIFESFFHRQRLNMITLFSIVISFIGVLCILQPDLEVISRISLVGFLIPVALAGSQVIYSHQVHHTPQQSTLFFLFFLCSIFTGVFYLFSGELFQTSAYGHTSSLVHIWVLLGMGVTSIFNQSFRGFAYRYARPSILAPFSYVALLFSGLFDWLIFNRLPNFWSGLGLALVIIGSVIQFYGKKRFIS, encoded by the coding sequence ATGTCTACAGAAAAATCTTTCGACCAAGATTTCATGAAAGGAGTGGTATACATCCTACTTTCAACTATTGGGATTTCTCTCTTTGGGTTGTTTTCTAAGTTTGGATTGGATGGTACTCCTTTTTTCTTAATCACATTTTTACGGTTTGCCATTCCTTTTATTTTGCTCTTACCATTTTCTCTAGCAAAATATTCTGTTGTTCAACTTTGGAAAGCAACGAACTGGAGAATACAATGGCTGCGCAGCAGTTGTGTACTTGTATATCAGTATTCTTTCTTTTATTTTTTAAATCAGCAATCTTTACTTGATGCAGCTGTTTTACAAAATACTTCACCCTTATTTATTTTAATATTTGAAAGCTTTTTTCATAGACAGCGTCTAAATATGATTACTTTATTTAGTATCGTGATTTCTTTTATAGGGGTACTTTGCATTTTACAGCCAGATCTTGAAGTTATTAGTAGGATTAGCTTAGTAGGATTTCTGATTCCGGTAGCTTTAGCAGGCTCTCAAGTAATCTATTCTCATCAAGTGCATCATACTCCTCAACAAAGCACATTATTTTTCTTATTTTTTCTCTGCTCTATTTTTACTGGAGTTTTTTATCTTTTCTCAGGGGAATTATTTCAGACAAGCGCTTATGGACATACAAGTAGCCTTGTGCATATATGGGTTTTACTAGGCATGGGAGTGACAAGCATTTTTAACCAGTCTTTTCGTGGGTTTGCTTATCGATATGCTAGGCCGTCCATTTTAGCGCCATTTTCTTATGTAGCTCTTCTGTTTTCAGGATTGTTTGACTGGCTTATTTTTAATCGGTTGCCTAATTTCTGGTCTGGCTTAGGTCTTGCTTTGGTTATTATAGGTAGCGTTATTCAATTTTATGGAAAAAAGCGCTTCATTTCTTAG
- a CDS encoding sodium:solute symporter family transporter, with product MVARIGILIVAFLAFFIAYAKISTIYSLVMYAWSGLGCSFGPLILLCLYWKKVNKYGAWTGTLSRWHYSSYLALFYC from the coding sequence GTGGTTGCACGAATAGGAATTCTTATAGTTGCATTCCTTGCTTTTTTTATTGCTTATGCAAAAATTAGCACCATCTATTCGCTTGTAATGTATGCATGGTCTGGTTTAGGCTGTTCCTTTGGACCTTTAATTCTATTATGTTTATATTGGAAGAAAGTAAATAAATATGGAGCTTGGACAGGAACTTTAAGCCGGTGGCATTACAGCAGCTATTTGGCCTTATTTTACTGCTAA
- a CDS encoding tRNA lysidine(34) synthetase, with product MTTLPIPLATPPWTGLGRKLESLSRKALYEYQLLEGIDKLAIALSGGKDSLSLLFLLKAILGRGFPLIQLHAIHIGGAFSCGAGISSSFLKGICEKLDVPLTIVKVDQDINTLQCYSCSRNRRKILFETAKSVQATTIAFGHHRDDSIETLFMNLMHKAEFSAMLPKVPMHDYGVTIIRPLIYVPEESLIQFAKFYEFSRVVCQCPVGQRSMRKNVKTILKNIQESFPNAADNLAIASRICGSQKALKKP from the coding sequence ATGACAACTTTACCTATTCCATTAGCTACTCCTCCTTGGACTGGCTTAGGTCGTAAACTAGAAAGCTTATCTCGCAAGGCCCTATACGAATATCAACTATTAGAAGGAATTGATAAATTGGCAATTGCTTTAAGCGGAGGCAAAGATAGTCTAAGTTTATTATTTCTACTCAAAGCAATTTTAGGAAGAGGGTTTCCTCTTATCCAACTACACGCTATTCATATTGGAGGAGCTTTTTCTTGTGGAGCTGGAATTAGCAGCTCTTTCCTAAAAGGGATTTGCGAAAAGCTAGATGTCCCTCTTACAATTGTGAAGGTAGATCAGGATATAAATACATTGCAATGCTATTCCTGTTCGCGCAATAGAAGAAAAATTCTCTTTGAAACAGCAAAAAGCGTCCAAGCAACAACTATTGCTTTTGGTCATCATCGCGATGATAGCATAGAAACTCTTTTTATGAATCTTATGCACAAAGCAGAATTCTCTGCTATGTTGCCTAAAGTTCCCATGCACGATTATGGTGTTACTATCATTCGACCTTTAATTTATGTGCCTGAAGAGAGTTTAATACAGTTTGCTAAGTTTTATGAATTTTCAAGAGTTGTTTGCCAATGTCCAGTAGGTCAAAGATCTATGCGTAAAAATGTAAAGACTATTTTAAAAAACATACAAGAGAGTTTCCCTAATGCAGCTGATAATTTAGCAATAGCATCCCGTATTTGCGGTTCTCAAAAAGCTTTAAAAAAACCTTAA
- a CDS encoding YitT family protein, whose product MSKPSFKIAKHHILSFLWIAIGAFLAAVSVRIFLIPNQLIDGGIVGIALIFGRLYSDGYLSFILIALNLPFIYLAYKYIRRSFVIHMLVAVLLFAGFLSVLRQSPPFMADSLEIIVFGGAILGVGVGLIIRHGGCLDGTEILAIIINRKKGFTVGQVVLFVNVFIFGAYGLIFKDWHIALQSLMTYIVAFKMMDLVIVGLDEIKSVLIMSSKSKELSHAIINELGLGLTIMHGKGGFSGDAKEIIFVIVERLDLAELKEIVLREDPSAFMAIEDLHEVVYGKKTNAPYKKRSRFKSIS is encoded by the coding sequence ATGAGCAAGCCCTCTTTTAAAATTGCAAAGCATCATATACTCAGTTTTCTTTGGATAGCTATAGGAGCGTTTTTAGCTGCAGTTTCCGTAAGGATTTTTCTGATCCCTAATCAGCTAATCGATGGTGGAATTGTAGGTATTGCTCTAATCTTTGGTCGTTTATATAGCGATGGATATCTATCTTTCATTCTAATCGCTCTAAACCTGCCTTTTATCTATCTTGCGTATAAATATATTCGTAGGTCTTTTGTAATACACATGCTAGTTGCGGTATTATTATTTGCAGGATTTTTAAGCGTCCTACGCCAATCTCCTCCTTTTATGGCGGATTCTTTAGAAATTATTGTATTTGGGGGTGCTATTTTAGGGGTTGGAGTTGGACTCATTATTCGCCATGGAGGATGCTTGGATGGCACGGAAATCTTAGCGATTATTATTAATCGTAAAAAAGGATTTACAGTGGGACAGGTTGTTCTATTTGTAAATGTATTTATTTTCGGCGCCTATGGATTGATTTTTAAAGACTGGCACATCGCCCTACAATCCTTAATGACCTATATTGTTGCTTTCAAAATGATGGACTTAGTAATTGTAGGCCTTGATGAGATAAAATCCGTGCTTATTATGTCATCAAAATCTAAAGAACTTTCTCATGCAATCATTAATGAATTAGGCCTTGGCTTAACTATTATGCATGGGAAAGGAGGTTTTTCAGGAGATGCTAAAGAGATTATTTTTGTAATAGTTGAACGTTTAGATCTTGCTGAGTTAAAAGAAATCGTCTTAAGAGAAGATCCTAGTGCTTTTATGGCAATCGAAGATCTACATGAAGTTGTATATGGAAAAAAAACAAATGCTCCTTACAAAAAACGCTCCCGTTTTAAATCTATATCTTAG
- the rfbA gene encoding glucose-1-phosphate thymidylyltransferase RfbA, with protein MKGIILAGGKGTRLYPITISVCKQLLPVFDKPMIYYPLAILMLAGIKEVLIISTLEDSSRFQHLFKDGSDLGISISYALQGKPEGIAQSFLIGESFINQENVALILGDNIFYGHQLSQLLKESSSFVEGATIFGYEVKDPHRYGVLEFDTNQEVVDIVEKPLHPKSNFAVTGLYYYDHQVVSIAKQLKPSKRGEYEITDLNKLYLRKKQLQVKLFERGFAWLDTGTHDALQQASLYVKTIQERQGIYIACLEEIAYQMGFIDLNQLQKAASLYADTDYGRHLYKLVQKEETKLAKI; from the coding sequence GTGAAAGGAATTATTCTTGCTGGAGGTAAAGGCACTAGACTTTATCCTATTACAATTAGTGTATGTAAGCAGCTTTTACCTGTATTTGATAAACCAATGATTTATTACCCTTTAGCTATTCTCATGCTAGCTGGTATTAAAGAGGTTTTAATTATTTCTACATTAGAAGATAGTTCACGTTTTCAACATCTTTTTAAAGATGGTTCAGATTTAGGGATTTCTATTTCTTATGCACTGCAAGGAAAACCGGAGGGGATTGCTCAGTCTTTTTTAATAGGAGAGTCTTTTATCAATCAAGAGAATGTAGCATTAATCTTAGGAGATAACATTTTTTATGGGCATCAGCTCTCTCAATTACTAAAAGAATCTTCTTCTTTTGTAGAAGGCGCTACTATTTTTGGCTATGAAGTAAAAGATCCCCATCGCTATGGAGTATTAGAATTTGATACAAACCAAGAAGTAGTTGATATTGTGGAAAAACCTCTTCATCCTAAGTCTAATTTTGCTGTTACAGGTCTTTATTATTATGATCATCAAGTAGTATCTATTGCTAAACAGTTAAAGCCATCTAAAAGAGGGGAGTATGAGATTACCGACTTAAATAAACTTTACTTAAGAAAAAAACAACTACAGGTCAAATTGTTCGAGCGTGGTTTTGCATGGTTAGATACCGGGACTCACGATGCGCTGCAACAAGCTTCTTTATATGTAAAAACAATTCAGGAAAGACAGGGGATTTATATTGCTTGTCTAGAAGAGATTGCCTATCAGATGGGTTTTATTGATTTAAATCAATTACAAAAAGCAGCATCTCTTTATGCAGATACCGATTATGGCAGACATTTATATAAGCTTGTACAAAAAGAAGAGACAAAACTAGCTAAGATATAG
- a CDS encoding SEC-C metal-binding domain-containing protein: protein MNKTGRNDPCPCGSGKKFKKCCESKGKTKTLNSERISLQQPSMSSGKVSSLFQKAKSVMSSENKKPDNS from the coding sequence ATGAATAAGACAGGTCGAAATGATCCCTGCCCTTGTGGTTCAGGAAAAAAATTTAAAAAATGTTGTGAAAGCAAAGGAAAAACCAAGACACTAAATTCAGAGCGAATTTCTCTACAACAGCCTTCAATGTCATCTGGAAAGGTTTCTTCTCTTTTTCAAAAAGCTAAGAGCGTCATGTCCTCTGAAAATAAAAAGCCAGATAATTCTTGA